Proteins from a genomic interval of Fuerstiella sp.:
- a CDS encoding D-2-hydroxyacid dehydrogenase codes for MRIVVLDGSTLNPGDLSWSKLEQLGEVAFYNRTAPQEICERAAGADAILVNKLVISAETIQALPDLRYIGVTATGYNIVDIDEAARRRIPVCNVPTYGTRSVAQMVFAHILEFTQNVAHHDQTVRDQRRWAACTDFCYWDYPMIELDGLTMGIVGLGRIGMTTARLALAFGMKVSAYDPYAQSTADEIRMVELDHLFEQSDVISLHCPLTPDNEKLVNAERLALMKSTAFLVNTSRGPLVDSEALAAALNSGQIAGAGLDVLEQEPPPKQHPLYTAKNCHITPHIAWATRSARGQLLQTAVSNVAAFKQGQLQNVVNGINSV; via the coding sequence ATGCGTATCGTTGTACTTGACGGATCGACACTCAATCCAGGTGATCTCAGCTGGAGCAAACTTGAACAGCTGGGTGAAGTTGCGTTCTACAACCGGACGGCTCCTCAGGAAATTTGTGAACGTGCTGCGGGAGCGGACGCCATTCTGGTCAATAAACTCGTGATATCGGCCGAGACAATCCAGGCACTGCCGGATCTCAGATACATCGGTGTTACCGCAACAGGTTATAATATCGTGGATATCGATGAGGCCGCTCGTCGCAGGATTCCCGTCTGCAACGTTCCCACGTATGGCACACGTTCGGTTGCTCAAATGGTATTCGCTCACATACTGGAATTCACGCAGAACGTTGCACACCATGATCAGACGGTTCGTGACCAGCGACGGTGGGCCGCCTGTACCGATTTTTGCTACTGGGACTATCCCATGATTGAACTGGACGGACTCACAATGGGCATCGTCGGACTCGGCCGAATCGGTATGACAACGGCTCGACTTGCACTGGCGTTTGGCATGAAGGTGTCTGCCTATGATCCATATGCGCAATCGACTGCTGACGAGATCCGGATGGTGGAGCTGGACCATTTGTTTGAACAGAGTGACGTCATCAGTCTGCATTGTCCGCTGACACCCGACAATGAGAAGCTGGTCAATGCGGAACGACTGGCCCTTATGAAGTCAACAGCCTTCCTGGTAAACACCTCCCGCGGACCGCTTGTCGATTCAGAAGCACTGGCCGCTGCACTCAACAGTGGTCAGATAGCGGGAGCAGGCCTGGACGTACTGGAGCAGGAGCCCCCACCTAAGCAACATCCACTGTATACGGCAAAAAACTGTCACATCACTCCCCATATCGCCTGGGCAACCCGCTCGGCCCGCGGACAGCTGCTGCAGACAGCCGTGAGCAACGTTGCTGCATTTAAGCAGGGACAACTGCAAAACGTAGTCAATGGGATCAACAGCGTTTAA
- a CDS encoding SDR family oxidoreductase, with amino-acid sequence MSFTGKNAVVTGSSKGIGRAVALELARGGANVTVNCRSSADEANIVAEEIRAIGRRAIVSKTDVSDQSGVEAMVAETVDEFGSLDLYVSNAAYSDRENMVDADMEGFEQTINVTMWGAFYGVRAAAQQMIKQGHGGAITVISSPHAILAIPTSMAYNMSKAAIDHMARTAAIELVTHGIRVNTFHPGWIDTPGERKFFTDEQIAEASEKLPMGRLGTSEEMAKGIAFTLSETAAYMTGSVMTMDGGVGLPWWSNRADGEM; translated from the coding sequence ATGTCCTTCACAGGTAAAAACGCAGTCGTAACCGGATCGTCAAAAGGGATCGGTCGAGCGGTCGCTCTGGAACTGGCCCGTGGCGGAGCCAATGTTACTGTCAACTGTCGGTCAAGCGCAGATGAAGCCAATATCGTCGCAGAAGAAATCCGTGCGATTGGTCGTCGCGCCATCGTCTCAAAAACAGACGTATCGGATCAGTCCGGCGTCGAAGCGATGGTAGCTGAGACCGTTGATGAGTTCGGCAGTCTGGATCTGTACGTATCTAATGCGGCCTACAGTGACCGGGAAAACATGGTCGATGCGGACATGGAGGGATTTGAGCAAACCATCAATGTGACCATGTGGGGTGCGTTCTATGGTGTGCGGGCTGCTGCTCAACAAATGATCAAACAGGGCCACGGAGGTGCCATCACTGTCATCAGTTCACCGCATGCGATTTTAGCAATTCCAACGTCGATGGCGTACAACATGTCCAAAGCGGCGATTGATCACATGGCGCGTACAGCTGCGATTGAACTGGTAACACACGGTATTCGCGTCAATACGTTTCATCCCGGCTGGATCGATACTCCAGGAGAACGAAAATTTTTCACTGATGAGCAGATTGCCGAAGCCTCAGAAAAATTGCCGATGGGACGTCTGGGGACCTCTGAAGAGATGGCCAAAGGAATCGCATTTACTCTCAGCGAAACGGCCGCCTACATGACCGGCAGCGTGATGACGATGGACGGAGGTGTCGGACTGCCGTGGTGGTCCAACCGAGCCGACGGCGAGATGTAA
- a CDS encoding dihydrodipicolinate synthase family protein — translation MTPFQERIFGNIPALLTPLNRDFSVDSEALRRTTRRLVDNGCRGVVVLGTSGEFSSINDDQREIAIRSVVEEIAGQVPVIVGCGEPNVQRTYNQTRQAGALGADGVLVNPPFYFTMTQDEIVQFFAELVNVSPLPVLLYNIPSLTKVTAEPSTIPRLRDVGVQGLKDSSGVPINTLAYLAALGPNSDFRVVVGGDAFFVHLLDAGACATTGMLGNIAPQLAVRIHEAWLAKDYPGAFAAQHRVNELFQLILPLHNFLHATAKAVMSELGLMEKWVAPPKTPMTDAQAAEAFARLRPFLPEFE, via the coding sequence ATGACTCCTTTTCAGGAACGAATTTTCGGCAATATCCCTGCCTTACTGACACCACTGAATCGTGATTTTTCTGTGGATTCGGAAGCATTGCGGCGAACCACCCGGCGTCTGGTCGACAACGGCTGCCGAGGTGTGGTTGTACTTGGCACGTCCGGTGAGTTTTCGTCGATCAACGATGACCAGCGAGAAATCGCAATTCGCTCCGTTGTCGAAGAAATCGCCGGTCAGGTGCCGGTGATCGTTGGATGTGGTGAGCCAAATGTTCAGCGCACTTACAATCAGACCCGGCAGGCCGGTGCTTTGGGTGCAGATGGAGTGCTGGTTAATCCGCCGTTCTATTTTACGATGACTCAGGACGAGATCGTGCAGTTCTTCGCCGAGTTGGTTAACGTTTCGCCACTCCCTGTTCTGCTTTACAACATCCCAAGCCTGACCAAAGTAACAGCCGAACCTTCCACGATCCCACGGCTGAGGGACGTTGGTGTGCAGGGCCTCAAAGACAGCTCCGGCGTTCCGATCAATACCCTCGCATATCTCGCGGCATTGGGACCGAATTCAGATTTTCGTGTGGTGGTTGGGGGAGATGCGTTTTTCGTACATCTCCTGGACGCGGGCGCATGCGCCACAACCGGTATGCTCGGTAACATTGCTCCTCAGCTGGCTGTCCGAATCCATGAGGCATGGCTCGCCAAAGATTACCCCGGTGCATTCGCAGCTCAACACCGAGTGAATGAACTTTTCCAGTTAATTTTGCCGTTGCACAATTTTTTACATGCGACAGCCAAAGCAGTCATGAGTGAACTCGGCCTGATGGAAAAATGGGTCGCGCCTCCCAAGACGCCGATGACCGATGCCCAGGCAGCTGAGGCATTTGCCAGGTTGCGACCGTTTCTTCCTGAATTCGAATGA
- a CDS encoding lactonase family protein, producing MHQHQLTNGLWQAALLCLVAVHHANGADFKPFIAYGASADSQELVAVRFHQQDGTVTSQVVQREPLECEGAPVLYHKQHQTLYVASLRAQDGEQNQLVIFSVANDGRLTRRQIIPMQHGSAYASFDRSGQFLLTTSYFEGYVDVYRLGDHGLSVSPASTTFEGRDKAHSILLSPDNRFAYVPYVKDNNGMFQYQFDSKSGRLNPLQPKQADVPDGIGPRHVAFHPTKPFVFFSNEQQLGATSYRIGQDGRLSLVCVAGKLKAEEGLDASDVEITHDGRFLFVGVRDFAGGKRDSVHRYSIQPNGMLTHLGQVSTDPIPWGLHTAPDRQHLLITAAHGETLTMFEIDNAGGLTKNAAVKWGRMVRDIAVLELD from the coding sequence ATGCATCAACATCAACTGACGAATGGTCTTTGGCAAGCCGCATTACTCTGTCTTGTGGCAGTGCATCATGCGAACGGTGCGGACTTCAAACCGTTCATCGCTTATGGAGCCAGTGCAGACTCGCAGGAGCTCGTCGCTGTTCGATTTCATCAACAGGACGGCACAGTAACATCTCAGGTCGTCCAGCGAGAACCCCTCGAATGCGAAGGAGCTCCCGTCCTGTACCACAAACAACATCAAACGCTTTACGTTGCCTCACTGCGTGCCCAGGACGGTGAACAGAATCAACTGGTGATCTTCTCGGTTGCCAACGATGGCAGACTGACTCGCAGACAAATCATACCAATGCAGCATGGCAGTGCTTATGCCAGCTTCGATCGTTCCGGGCAGTTTCTTCTCACCACGTCTTACTTCGAAGGCTATGTCGACGTCTATCGACTGGGAGACCATGGTCTTTCCGTTTCGCCGGCCAGTACCACCTTTGAGGGACGTGACAAAGCTCATTCGATTCTGCTTAGTCCGGACAATCGATTCGCCTATGTGCCATATGTCAAAGACAACAACGGAATGTTTCAATATCAATTCGATTCGAAAAGTGGACGTCTAAATCCTCTGCAGCCGAAACAGGCTGACGTTCCTGACGGCATCGGTCCGAGACACGTTGCATTTCATCCCACGAAGCCGTTTGTCTTTTTCAGCAACGAGCAGCAGTTGGGCGCAACTTCCTATCGCATCGGACAAGATGGGAGACTTTCGCTGGTTTGCGTAGCCGGTAAGCTGAAAGCGGAAGAAGGACTGGATGCCTCTGACGTCGAAATCACTCACGATGGTCGGTTCCTGTTCGTTGGTGTGCGAGATTTTGCCGGAGGCAAACGCGACAGTGTTCACCGATACTCGATTCAGCCGAACGGAATGCTGACGCATCTCGGACAGGTCTCCACCGATCCTATTCCCTGGGGACTTCACACCGCTCCCGACCGTCAGCACTTACTCATCACTGCCGCTCACGGCGAGACACTCACTATGTTTGAGATCGACAACGCAGGTGGGTTGACGAAAAACGCTGCGGTCAAATGGGGAAGAATGGTCCGAGACATCGCAGTTCTCGAGCTGGATTAG
- a CDS encoding aminotransferase class III-fold pyridoxal phosphate-dependent enzyme produces the protein MATIVTCYSAAACSRRVCPMKVPVSSFLNSVVAMVLQIDSAFPIQHAGEDHGNQLRARLCEAEPQCLRTQTSSMAMIAHSSGAYHWTTEGRRLADFTSGVLVANLGHNPASWWMKLFSYLNISLGEGPDDSRFQSAAPLTTYNAGSPVEVEASERLLQSLRAESGGNRMEQVLWAASGSEAAQKALWACMSRRPGSDMILATRGGFHGKKGLAGAVTGSEKDPERDDRVRFISFPKAECCSIERRRGPIDLQPYRDELQKLSDEFGDRLCCLITEPYLGGGGSYHPQVEYLRMLEQFCRDQDIAFILDEIQANFGRTGSMYAFTQYAVEPDIVLLGKGLGNGIPVDAAVGRADLFAGLGYGEASDTWSGHPLGSAAVLATLDEFESGQVVARSVPLAGVLEEGLQKLCELPVVTAVRGEGTVWGVECADVAKISASEIAMQAVEACYRGNESGDAIHLLGPLAGCVIRVAPPLTMAPQEAKHYLQVMYDLLSQLPAAECG, from the coding sequence ATGGCGACAATCGTTACCTGTTATTCTGCTGCTGCCTGCAGTCGCCGTGTCTGCCCGATGAAGGTACCGGTATCGTCTTTCCTGAATAGTGTTGTTGCCATGGTGCTCCAGATTGATTCTGCGTTTCCGATTCAGCATGCCGGTGAAGATCACGGTAATCAGCTGCGCGCTCGTCTCTGTGAAGCGGAACCTCAGTGTCTGAGGACTCAAACGTCCAGTATGGCAATGATTGCGCATAGTTCGGGAGCGTACCACTGGACCACGGAGGGCCGTCGGCTTGCTGACTTCACTTCCGGAGTTCTGGTAGCCAATCTTGGACATAATCCGGCGTCTTGGTGGATGAAATTATTCAGTTATCTGAATATCAGCTTAGGTGAGGGACCGGATGATTCCCGATTTCAGTCGGCGGCACCACTGACAACTTATAATGCGGGAAGTCCAGTCGAAGTGGAGGCCAGTGAACGGCTTCTGCAGAGTTTACGAGCGGAGTCCGGTGGAAACCGTATGGAACAGGTGTTGTGGGCCGCCAGCGGCAGTGAAGCTGCCCAGAAGGCTCTCTGGGCGTGTATGTCCCGACGCCCGGGCAGCGACATGATCCTGGCAACTCGCGGAGGTTTTCACGGTAAGAAGGGCCTGGCAGGTGCTGTGACCGGGTCTGAGAAAGATCCCGAAAGGGATGACCGGGTTCGTTTCATCAGTTTTCCAAAGGCGGAGTGCTGCTCAATTGAGCGACGTCGCGGTCCAATTGACCTTCAACCATATCGAGACGAACTGCAAAAGCTGTCAGATGAGTTTGGTGATCGTCTGTGCTGCCTGATTACCGAACCGTACCTGGGTGGTGGTGGTTCTTATCACCCACAGGTGGAATATCTTCGGATGTTGGAACAGTTTTGCAGAGATCAGGACATTGCGTTCATACTGGACGAGATTCAGGCCAATTTTGGCCGCACCGGGTCCATGTATGCTTTTACTCAATACGCAGTCGAACCCGACATCGTATTGCTGGGTAAGGGACTCGGAAACGGAATTCCTGTTGACGCGGCCGTCGGACGGGCAGATCTGTTTGCCGGCCTGGGATACGGCGAAGCGTCGGATACCTGGAGCGGTCATCCTCTTGGATCCGCAGCTGTACTGGCGACATTGGATGAGTTTGAATCCGGTCAGGTTGTGGCTCGTTCGGTTCCCCTTGCAGGTGTACTGGAGGAAGGTCTGCAAAAGCTGTGTGAACTTCCGGTTGTCACGGCAGTCCGTGGTGAGGGCACTGTATGGGGTGTCGAATGTGCAGATGTTGCAAAGATCAGTGCTTCAGAGATAGCGATGCAGGCGGTCGAGGCCTGTTATCGGGGAAATGAAAGTGGAGACGCAATCCATCTGCTGGGTCCGTTAGCGGGATGTGTGATCCGGGTTGCTCCCCCACTGACTATGGCGCCCCAAGAAGCAAAGCACTACCTGCAGGTGATGTATGATCTCCTGTCTCAACTGCCTGCTGCTGAGTGCGGATGA
- a CDS encoding S41 family peptidase — translation MRQVLTGLIFGLLWVSGLSAPAVFSAEDLLDISELATPGEAYDVGERHEDDNRYGEAIRVYEAALDRWMDNKKSAKEQTPAVRDLIYALRRSRVHFAIDRRYTDTSFERKLLSLRRSEALNMLDEVLTRVQLEYFTPISATRFISHGTESLYMALGNHRFVAEHLGSARPDDIDRVKGILIRDYWNRPVGSRVEARTVVADVSDLAYQQLGLHGSAVVMEYIFGGCNTLDEYSHLLTPDRYSDLTGNIQGEFVGIGIEMVAQSGRGMKLVRVLMDSPAEEGGLKPGDHIVMIDGRDCRDYSTDEAAQLLRGVSGSRVRLGFLDPSGRSHENDFRRRAVHVRSITRTVMLDERRGIGYIRQNGFQSSTPEELDDALTRLEQDGMNALIWDLRGNPGGLLDTAAKVLDRFIRDGVLVTTRGRSLDQNQTFQARTWNTRNYPLVLLVDEDSASASEIVAGAIADHERGAIVGRTTYGKWSVQSIIHMARGTGLKLTTAKFYSPDNENYSGVGLEPDVSVRPHETLYRGRRREEVSREMRSDPDVAQALRILGKRLARSSGS, via the coding sequence ATGCGACAGGTACTCACCGGACTGATATTTGGCTTACTCTGGGTTTCCGGACTCAGTGCACCGGCGGTTTTCAGTGCAGAAGACTTACTTGATATTTCGGAGCTGGCGACTCCGGGTGAGGCGTATGATGTCGGTGAGCGACATGAGGATGACAACCGCTACGGCGAAGCGATCCGGGTGTATGAAGCTGCTCTCGACCGCTGGATGGACAATAAAAAATCTGCCAAGGAACAGACACCCGCTGTCAGAGATCTGATTTACGCACTGCGACGTAGCCGGGTTCACTTCGCAATTGATCGGCGCTATACCGATACCAGCTTCGAAAGGAAGCTGCTGTCACTGCGTCGCAGTGAAGCACTGAACATGCTGGATGAAGTCCTCACAAGAGTCCAGCTGGAGTACTTCACGCCAATTTCCGCGACGCGGTTTATTTCTCACGGAACAGAGAGCCTGTACATGGCGCTTGGCAACCATCGGTTTGTGGCCGAGCATCTGGGGTCAGCCCGTCCGGATGATATCGACCGCGTTAAAGGGATTTTGATTCGGGACTATTGGAATCGGCCTGTTGGTAGTCGCGTGGAAGCTCGAACTGTTGTTGCTGACGTCAGTGATCTGGCGTATCAGCAGCTGGGACTGCACGGATCAGCAGTGGTTATGGAATACATCTTTGGAGGTTGTAACACGCTGGACGAATACAGTCATCTGCTGACACCGGACCGTTACAGTGACCTTACCGGTAACATCCAGGGGGAATTCGTCGGAATCGGTATTGAAATGGTGGCCCAGTCCGGCCGGGGAATGAAGCTTGTTCGAGTCCTGATGGACAGTCCGGCTGAAGAAGGGGGCCTGAAACCAGGTGACCATATCGTGATGATTGACGGTAGAGACTGCCGTGATTATTCAACGGATGAGGCGGCGCAACTCCTTCGGGGGGTTAGTGGATCGCGTGTGAGACTGGGTTTTTTAGACCCGTCGGGACGGTCGCATGAAAACGACTTTCGCCGACGGGCCGTACACGTACGGAGCATTACGCGTACCGTGATGCTGGATGAACGTCGCGGCATTGGATACATCAGGCAAAATGGTTTTCAGAGTTCGACACCGGAGGAACTGGATGATGCTCTTACTCGTCTGGAGCAGGACGGTATGAATGCACTTATCTGGGATCTGCGTGGGAACCCGGGTGGATTGCTTGATACAGCCGCAAAAGTTCTGGATCGCTTTATCAGAGACGGTGTGCTGGTTACGACCAGAGGACGCTCTTTGGATCAGAATCAGACTTTTCAGGCCAGAACATGGAATACACGGAACTATCCACTGGTATTGCTGGTGGACGAAGACAGCGCCAGTGCCAGTGAAATCGTAGCAGGAGCAATTGCTGACCATGAACGTGGTGCAATTGTGGGACGTACAACCTACGGGAAATGGTCGGTTCAGAGTATTATTCACATGGCCAGGGGAACCGGTCTGAAACTGACGACCGCGAAATTTTATTCACCGGATAATGAAAATTATTCCGGTGTGGGACTCGAGCCGGATGTCAGTGTTCGTCCCCACGAGACGCTGTACCGCGGCCGGCGCCGCGAGGAAGTCAGTCGGGAAATGCGAAGTGACCCGGATGTAGCACAGGCATTGCGTATTCTTGGCAAACGTCTCGCGCGGAGTTCCGGTTCCTGA
- a CDS encoding trypsin-like peptidase domain-containing protein, which yields MMRTIMNLSLMTAVLLMLPQVQADRKTLEARQKQLSATLENVSSAVVAVTDRQGFGTGVVVTGDGIVLTASHVVESHTIGQRRRDRKLEVIFPDGLVARCKQLGRNRYCDAAVLKIVSKPPDGEEFPHVPMGRSSDVKRGEWCFAMGHPGGRRKDRPAVVRFGRALSVSDQTIVSDNAIVLGDSGGPLFDLEGRVIGIHSMITRIIVENRHVAIDVWHRDWDRLLKGESWGQLRVSDNELAASEFVGIGLHWKDYQAQVTRIITNSPAAKAGFRPGDKLLKVNGRTFADRLGLTSLLARLTENQKVTVTVQRDGTEETLNVVTGLRPKPHSNSGELTQEEQEFALEFQRQIGFNRRVGQNEKRTESAMRDYAALSKTTAGSVVRFKANGKQIAFGIVMSDDGDVITKASEISRATNPVCMLPDDSPREFKKIGSNTTWDLMLVNVDADNLKPLEWSHDRPSTGWMLISPDSSGRPLLPGVVSIPPLKLPTSSQGFLGVRLDRRTRNSGVRVDRLLEGGAAGRDGIRAGDVMLSINGKPLKGVNDTVERIKGFPPNRQIEIRVLRGDTIQTVSVTLTPRFVSDQQDVLLDHYSDPKSAGKFASIHNSGFPEVIQHDTDLFPHQCGGPVLNIQGKAVGMNIARAARIISYAIPADVVQDVYESLRADTLASHQARQGGP from the coding sequence ATGATGCGGACGATAATGAATCTGTCGCTGATGACCGCAGTTCTGTTGATGCTGCCACAGGTCCAGGCAGACCGAAAAACACTGGAAGCTCGCCAGAAACAGCTCAGTGCAACTCTCGAAAACGTCAGTTCCGCCGTGGTAGCTGTGACCGACAGGCAGGGATTCGGCACGGGCGTCGTAGTGACTGGTGACGGCATTGTTCTCACCGCTTCTCACGTCGTGGAGAGCCACACAATTGGGCAACGACGTCGGGACCGAAAACTGGAGGTTATTTTTCCCGACGGTCTTGTTGCACGTTGTAAACAACTTGGACGCAACCGTTATTGCGATGCGGCCGTTCTGAAAATTGTCAGCAAACCGCCCGATGGTGAAGAGTTTCCTCATGTCCCAATGGGCCGTTCTTCGGATGTAAAACGGGGAGAGTGGTGCTTCGCCATGGGACATCCAGGCGGTCGCAGAAAAGATCGCCCTGCCGTTGTGCGTTTTGGCCGGGCGCTCTCCGTGAGCGATCAGACGATCGTATCCGACAATGCCATCGTGCTGGGTGATTCCGGTGGTCCGCTGTTTGACCTTGAAGGCCGTGTGATTGGCATTCACAGTATGATTACCCGAATTATTGTCGAAAACAGACATGTTGCGATCGATGTCTGGCACCGTGACTGGGACCGCCTGCTGAAAGGCGAATCCTGGGGGCAACTTCGTGTCAGTGACAACGAACTTGCCGCAAGTGAATTCGTGGGCATCGGACTGCACTGGAAAGACTATCAGGCCCAGGTGACACGTATCATAACTAACAGCCCGGCTGCCAAAGCCGGATTTCGCCCGGGTGATAAACTGCTGAAAGTCAACGGCCGAACATTCGCAGACCGACTGGGACTCACTTCCCTGCTTGCACGCCTGACTGAGAACCAGAAGGTAACGGTAACCGTGCAGCGCGACGGTACGGAAGAAACGCTGAACGTGGTTACGGGCCTTCGCCCAAAGCCACATTCGAACTCCGGTGAATTGACTCAGGAGGAACAGGAATTTGCACTCGAGTTCCAGCGACAAATTGGATTTAACCGACGAGTTGGACAGAACGAAAAACGTACTGAGTCTGCGATGCGCGACTATGCTGCGTTGTCAAAAACAACTGCGGGAAGCGTTGTAAGATTTAAAGCAAATGGGAAGCAGATCGCTTTTGGAATCGTCATGAGTGATGATGGTGATGTGATTACGAAAGCCAGTGAAATTTCACGAGCAACCAACCCGGTGTGCATGCTGCCTGATGATTCACCGCGTGAATTCAAGAAAATTGGGTCGAACACAACATGGGATTTGATGCTGGTGAATGTCGATGCTGACAATCTGAAACCTCTGGAATGGAGTCATGATCGTCCCTCAACCGGTTGGATGTTAATCAGTCCGGACAGTAGTGGTCGTCCGCTGTTGCCGGGCGTGGTCAGTATTCCGCCTCTCAAATTACCAACTTCGTCACAGGGATTTCTGGGCGTCCGCCTGGATAGACGGACTCGGAATTCCGGTGTCAGGGTGGACCGACTGCTGGAAGGCGGTGCTGCCGGACGTGACGGAATCCGGGCCGGCGACGTCATGTTGTCAATCAATGGAAAACCACTTAAAGGTGTCAACGACACGGTGGAACGGATCAAAGGCTTTCCTCCAAACCGCCAGATTGAAATTCGTGTTCTTCGGGGAGATACCATTCAAACTGTTTCAGTGACACTGACACCGCGTTTTGTGAGTGATCAGCAGGATGTACTACTGGACCATTACTCCGACCCGAAGTCCGCAGGTAAGTTTGCAAGCATTCATAACTCCGGTTTTCCGGAGGTCATCCAGCACGACACCGATCTGTTTCCTCATCAGTGCGGCGGACCGGTGCTCAACATCCAGGGCAAAGCCGTCGGGATGAACATTGCCCGGGCAGCCAGAATTATCAGTTATGCCATCCCGGCCGATGTTGTCCAGGACGTGTATGAGTCACTTCGGGCCGACACACTGGCTTCACACCAGGCACGGCAAGGCGGGCCTTAA